In one window of Ruminococcus hominis DNA:
- a CDS encoding family 43 glycosylhydrolase: MSEERVRYDAFHPGKLWLDTEGKRIQAHGGSVIQIDGVYYWYGENKEKTDGQNGIWHWGVRCYKSTDLYNWEDLGLIIPPEPEDPQSPLYPNNCMDRPHIIYNKKTKKYVCWLKIMNSANIQSETILTADSILGPYEKVKVGFKPLGMNAGDFDLAVAEDGKAYYYFERIHSELICADLTEDYTDVTGYYSTHFPRIAPPYVREAPAHFMRNGKHYLFTSGTTAYLPNPSEVAVADTWHGPYTVLGNPHVDDKSETSFHSQISSVFKVEGKKDLYIACADRWLPEMMDKQYSRYKRIFECIFLQNGKGMEEFEGDEPIVENTSISEYVWLPIRFDGEMAYIDWKDSWRLEDYPDEE; encoded by the coding sequence ATGAGTGAAGAAAGAGTAAGATATGATGCATTTCATCCTGGAAAGCTATGGCTTGACACAGAGGGAAAAAGAATACAGGCTCATGGGGGATCAGTGATTCAGATTGACGGAGTCTATTACTGGTATGGAGAAAATAAAGAAAAAACAGATGGACAAAATGGAATCTGGCACTGGGGGGTTCGTTGTTACAAATCAACGGATCTGTATAACTGGGAAGATCTTGGTCTGATTATTCCGCCAGAGCCAGAAGATCCACAGTCACCATTATATCCGAACAACTGTATGGACAGACCGCACATTATATACAACAAAAAAACAAAGAAGTATGTATGCTGGTTGAAGATTATGAATTCAGCAAATATACAGTCTGAGACGATTCTGACAGCAGATTCGATTCTTGGACCATATGAAAAGGTAAAAGTTGGATTTAAACCATTAGGAATGAATGCGGGGGATTTTGATCTGGCAGTAGCGGAAGATGGAAAAGCTTATTACTATTTTGAACGTATACATAGTGAGTTGATTTGTGCTGATTTGACAGAGGATTATACGGATGTAACAGGATATTATAGCACACATTTCCCACGAATCGCTCCGCCTTATGTGAGAGAAGCGCCGGCACATTTTATGAGAAATGGTAAACATTATTTGTTTACATCAGGAACAACGGCTTATTTGCCGAATCCTTCGGAAGTGGCAGTTGCAGATACATGGCATGGACCATATACAGTTCTGGGTAATCCGCATGTGGATGATAAGAGCGAAACTTCTTTTCACTCACAGATTTCATCTGTGTTTAAAGTTGAAGGAAAGAAAGATCTTTATATCGCATGTGCAGATCGTTGGCTGCCTGAAATGATGGATAAGCAGTATTCCAGATATAAGAGAATCTTTGAATGTATCTTTTTACAAAATGGAAAAGGAATGGAAGAATTTGAAGGGGATGAGCCAATAGTGGAAAACACATCCATTTCAGAATATGTATGGCTTCCGATAAGGTTTGATGGAGAGATGGCTTATATAGACTGGAAGGACTCATGGCGCCTGGAAGATTATCCGGATGAAGAATAA
- a CDS encoding helix-turn-helix domain-containing protein: MFHTNDSFEIRTLVKNLFLERFRYDKYVNRCDVYWLNLLFVNALRDSYEYSQFSSSESGPDYAPLLRYIQSHYQTITLEQLSNKFNYSVPYLSKIIKEMTGENFTKMIRKQKMEKARHLLLKTKNSIEKISEETGYNSADHFSRVFRQYYGISPQKYRKDSSHFSSLDSSRTSVRLGA; encoded by the coding sequence GTGTTTCACACAAATGATTCTTTTGAAATACGAACTCTGGTAAAGAATCTCTTTTTAGAGCGCTTCCGATATGATAAATATGTAAATCGTTGTGATGTATATTGGCTAAACCTCCTTTTCGTCAATGCACTTCGGGATTCCTATGAATACAGTCAGTTTTCAAGTTCTGAATCCGGTCCCGACTATGCGCCACTTCTTCGGTATATACAGTCGCATTATCAGACAATTACTTTAGAACAACTATCGAATAAATTTAATTATTCTGTTCCTTATCTGTCAAAGATTATCAAAGAGATGACCGGAGAAAATTTCACAAAAATGATTCGAAAACAAAAAATGGAAAAAGCAAGACATTTACTTCTGAAAACAAAAAATTCAATTGAGAAGATTTCTGAAGAAACCGGGTATAATAGCGCAGATCATTTTTCCAGAGTTTTTCGTCAATATTACGGAATATCACCACAAAAATACAGAAAAGATTCCAGTCATTTTTCATCTTTAGATTCAAGTCGAACGTCCGTGAGACTTGGCGCGTGA
- the pgmB gene encoding beta-phosphoglucomutase: MKAFIFDLDGVIVFTDKFHYQAWKKMADRMGIYFDETINNRLRGVSRAESLEIILEKYEGEPLSAEKKAELMEEKNNTYRELLKTMTAADVTDQVRATLKKLHEAGFKLAIGSSSKNAKFILEKVELLDAFDAISDGNNITHSKPDPEVFLKAGEFLGEKPEDCVVVEDAYAGIDAAKAAEMEAVGIGDASGYNKADYKIQKFEELLKIAGIE; the protein is encoded by the coding sequence ATGAAGGCATTTATTTTTGATCTTGACGGAGTGATTGTATTTACAGATAAATTTCATTATCAGGCATGGAAGAAAATGGCAGACAGAATGGGAATTTATTTTGATGAGACAATCAATAACAGACTTCGTGGTGTAAGCCGTGCAGAGAGTCTGGAAATCATTCTGGAGAAATATGAAGGAGAACCTCTGAGTGCAGAGAAAAAAGCGGAATTGATGGAGGAAAAGAACAATACTTACAGAGAGCTTCTGAAAACGATGACAGCAGCAGATGTAACAGATCAGGTTCGTGCTACACTCAAGAAACTTCATGAAGCTGGATTCAAACTGGCAATTGGTTCTTCCAGCAAGAATGCGAAATTTATTCTGGAAAAGGTTGAATTGTTGGATGCATTTGATGCAATTTCAGACGGAAATAATATTACACATTCAAAACCAGATCCGGAAGTATTCTTAAAAGCGGGGGAATTCCTCGGAGAGAAACCGGAAGATTGTGTTGTTGTAGAAGATGCTTATGCGGGAATCGATGCGGCTAAGGCAGCAGAAATGGAAGCTGTTGGAATCGGTGATGCATCGGGATATAATAAAGCGGATTATAAGATTCAGAAATTTGAAGAGTTGCTGAAGATTGCAGGAATTGAATAA
- a CDS encoding AAA family ATPase, which yields MGIYLNPDSSKFEEAVNSAIYIDKTGLLTYTNSVLHTMQKYICISRPRRFGKSIAANMITAYYSRGCDARQLFSKFEIAKSDEFEKHLNQYNTISVNMQEILSRSNDICELIDRFKRLIIRELKGEYPDVDYFDETDLIECMQDVYAQKKQSFIVIIDEWDCIFREYKEDKEAQEKYLDFLRDLLKDKSYIHLAYMTGILPIKKYGTHSALNMFDEFSMINPGPLARYVGFTEDEVRMLCEQYHMDMTEMKNWYDGYLFENEISIYSPRSVVSCMRFGKIGNYWNQTETFEALRIYIDMNFEGLKDDVLSMIAGKSVPVNIGSFANDMATFHTEDDVLTLLIHLGYVSYDYDSKTVKIPNEEVRSEYVNSVSTSNWGEVSKSLKNSADTLEAIWQNRPAQVAEAIRQAHFETSHIQYNDENALSYTISLALYAARNFYTVYREFASGKEFADLVFLPRKNFPEKPALVVELKWDKSARGALVQIKNKEYCRSLEEYQGNLILVGVNYDKKTKEHECVIEKVQL from the coding sequence ATGGGAATATATTTAAATCCAGATAGTAGTAAATTTGAAGAAGCGGTAAATTCTGCTATTTACATCGATAAAACAGGATTATTGACATACACCAATTCTGTATTGCATACGATGCAGAAGTATATTTGCATTAGCCGTCCAAGACGTTTTGGTAAGTCGATCGCAGCGAATATGATTACGGCATATTATAGCCGGGGATGTGATGCAAGACAATTATTTTCAAAATTTGAAATTGCAAAAAGCGATGAATTTGAAAAGCATTTGAATCAATATAATACGATTTCTGTTAATATGCAGGAAATTTTAAGCAGAAGCAATGATATCTGCGAACTGATTGATCGATTTAAGAGACTGATTATTCGTGAACTTAAAGGAGAATATCCAGATGTAGATTATTTTGACGAGACAGATCTTATTGAGTGCATGCAGGATGTATATGCACAGAAAAAGCAGTCATTTATAGTGATTATCGATGAGTGGGATTGTATTTTCAGAGAGTATAAGGAAGACAAAGAAGCACAGGAAAAATATCTTGATTTTTTGAGAGACTTATTAAAAGATAAATCTTACATTCATCTTGCATACATGACTGGAATTCTCCCGATAAAAAAATATGGAACGCATTCTGCTTTAAATATGTTTGATGAATTTTCAATGATCAATCCAGGACCGTTAGCTCGTTATGTTGGCTTTACGGAAGATGAGGTTCGGATGTTATGTGAACAGTATCACATGGATATGACAGAAATGAAAAACTGGTATGATGGATATTTATTTGAAAATGAAATATCTATTTACAGTCCGCGTTCGGTTGTAAGTTGTATGAGATTTGGAAAGATAGGAAATTACTGGAACCAAACGGAAACTTTTGAGGCTTTGAGGATTTATATAGATATGAATTTTGAGGGGTTGAAAGATGATGTTTTAAGTATGATCGCAGGAAAATCAGTACCGGTAAATATTGGAAGTTTTGCAAATGATATGGCTACATTTCATACAGAAGATGATGTTTTGACACTTTTGATACATCTGGGATATGTGTCCTATGATTATGATAGTAAAACAGTAAAAATTCCAAATGAAGAAGTCAGGTCAGAATATGTAAACAGTGTTTCTACATCCAATTGGGGAGAAGTGTCAAAATCACTAAAAAATTCAGCAGACACATTGGAAGCTATTTGGCAGAATCGTCCGGCACAAGTGGCAGAAGCTATCAGGCAAGCACATTTTGAAACGTCACATATTCAGTATAATGATGAAAATGCTTTGAGTTATACGATTTCACTTGCATTGTATGCAGCAAGAAATTTCTACACAGTTTATCGCGAATTTGCAAGTGGAAAAGAATTTGCAGATTTAGTTTTTCTTCCGAGAAAAAATTTTCCAGAGAAACCGGCACTTGTGGTGGAATTAAAATGGGATAAAAGTGCCAGAGGAGCACTCGTACAGATTAAGAATAAAGAATATTGTAGGAGTTTGGAAGAGTATCAAGGAAATCTGATTTTGGTTGGAGTCAACTATGATAAGAAGACGAAAGAACATGAATGTGTGATAGAAAAAGTGCAGTTATAA
- a CDS encoding AraC family transcriptional regulator, producing MNNSNSDTQKQHFTPITIDALEDALHWYSPFENMLRSYYLEHHRFMPIAEFPEELLQPFSIPPIDLRSLTGASDVTLSPTNTFQTAETFLEPQYFSPGYDIYIQKQPRYSCSPTQDHQYYEICYQYSGTSIQTLSVDDTCETIRLKPGDFIFIPVAQKHSITIDSDSILLNIGVRASTFTQAFSHNIPDGSILGDFFSSLLTPDGDSIRYLVFHTNGNAMILQQIQQLSLTYCTNTLYSQQILNLQLSILFMNLLQDYSYNTKIANTSGSITEKLPAIMQYIEQNYTTSSAQRIAQHFGYSPDYLNQLFKKTTSHTIGETLLNLKMQKAASLLTSTNLSVSSIAEYLGYQDTTNLIRSFKKYYGSTPAQYRKALH from the coding sequence ATGAATAATTCCAATTCTGATACACAAAAACAACACTTTACGCCCATCACGATTGATGCGTTGGAAGATGCACTTCACTGGTATTCTCCTTTTGAAAATATGCTTCGTTCCTATTATCTGGAACATCATCGATTCATGCCAATCGCAGAGTTTCCGGAGGAACTTCTGCAGCCTTTTTCAATTCCGCCAATCGACTTAAGAAGTCTTACCGGCGCAAGTGATGTGACGCTATCCCCTACAAACACATTTCAAACAGCAGAAACATTTTTAGAGCCACAGTATTTTTCTCCCGGCTATGATATTTACATCCAGAAGCAGCCTCGTTATTCTTGCTCTCCCACTCAGGATCATCAGTATTATGAGATTTGTTATCAGTATTCCGGCACAAGCATACAGACTTTATCTGTCGATGACACCTGCGAGACCATCCGATTAAAGCCTGGAGATTTTATTTTTATCCCGGTGGCACAAAAACATTCAATCACCATTGATTCTGATAGCATTCTGCTGAATATCGGAGTCCGGGCAAGTACTTTTACACAGGCTTTCTCACACAATATTCCTGATGGTTCTATACTTGGCGATTTTTTCTCCTCTCTACTCACCCCGGATGGCGATTCTATCCGGTATCTTGTCTTCCACACAAATGGGAATGCCATGATTCTGCAGCAGATTCAGCAGCTTTCGCTGACCTACTGTACCAATACGCTCTACTCACAGCAGATTCTAAATCTTCAGTTAAGTATCCTTTTCATGAATCTGCTTCAGGACTACAGCTATAACACAAAAATAGCTAATACCAGTGGAAGTATCACAGAAAAGCTTCCTGCCATCATGCAATATATCGAGCAAAACTATACCACTTCCTCTGCGCAAAGAATTGCACAGCATTTTGGATACTCGCCCGATTATCTCAATCAGCTTTTTAAAAAGACGACTTCTCACACGATAGGCGAAACTTTATTAAACCTGAAAATGCAAAAAGCTGCTTCCCTACTGACCTCCACGAATCTTTCTGTCAGTTCGATCGCGGAATATCTTGGCTATCAGGACACAACGAATTTGATTCGTAGTTTTAAAAAATATTATGGGAGCACACCTGCTCAGTATAGGAAAGCACTACACTAA
- a CDS encoding FAD-binding protein, giving the protein MLKYIENKEAEEKIAEMNAEQILDKIVEIKDPVTNMTVGEMISNLKATARNEKMNVVVSLANGDIDQMLACLYQDNAQGILYGAEALAKILGAEKIVLILPEPLKEQEVEKNFSSSECPTEILYGMCSRMSYITDLLVHPIICAKCFEALKGENVHKTILSVNGQAPQEVEYGTTFAQIIPEAKAVRIGNRIWGEEVRTQILDETFPIENGVIETYSETECVVKKVEEFIGKLRATCCGKCVFCREGLVQIHEGLKDLTAGKAKLTDIELMKELAEIMQQQSNCSLGQTAAGMMLGLQEYFADDIKEHLAGRCHTLTCKALVHYYIDPKMCKGDGHCVENCPKKAIDGGKDFVGVIDEFECDKCGKCMDICANGAIKRVTGRLPKLPDEPIALKKSKDASETQERKTRKRVKPKALLYKKKVSGFTEDSNSQTVKVKGNLPMREMNADVIIVAAGPAGLAAAVTVGEHNLSSIVFEKSNTTGGAANMGMGPLGIDTKVQRRGFNQITVEKALDLHMDYTHWRVDADLVSTYFHKSADTIEWLESMGVEFAGAFKYFAESEATWHIVKPENGVIGPRAAGGMIKALTNRAKELGAQFEMETSVVELIKEGDKVCGVIAVDKDGQQIKAMAKSVIVATGGFGNNKEMLAKEFNLHLCKDFYPFMVPGIVGDGLNMMWKAGAMKYGAGIEAIYQLPDNLNWFLLDAVLRQPNLLINQLGERFMNEDRMGNTTFTGNAIALQPGNYAYCIMDGNILKHYKKNGPDIEDIVHPQEAFFGFEQQAALAVEQGYEAYFEAETLDELAEKLQMDPEVLKNTVDEYNEMCDLHCDTQFNKNPKFLHKLTGKGKYLVGKFYLGAYGTIGGIRINKYCEVLDDNFMPIEGLYSAGSDANTIYGDSYNFTLPGNTMGFAVNSGRMAGESVAEYIQEQI; this is encoded by the coding sequence ATGTTAAAGTACATAGAAAATAAAGAAGCAGAAGAAAAAATTGCAGAGATGAATGCAGAACAGATTCTGGATAAGATTGTAGAAATAAAAGATCCGGTTACAAATATGACAGTCGGAGAAATGATTTCAAACTTAAAAGCTACTGCTCGGAATGAAAAGATGAATGTTGTTGTTTCTTTAGCAAATGGTGATATCGATCAGATGCTTGCCTGTCTGTATCAGGACAATGCACAGGGAATCCTGTACGGAGCAGAAGCACTTGCCAAGATTCTCGGAGCAGAAAAAATCGTGTTAATTCTCCCGGAACCTTTAAAAGAACAGGAAGTAGAAAAGAATTTTAGCTCAAGTGAATGTCCGACAGAAATTTTATACGGAATGTGTTCGCGTATGTCTTACATAACGGATTTGCTTGTACATCCAATCATTTGTGCGAAATGTTTTGAAGCATTAAAGGGAGAAAATGTTCATAAAACCATTCTTTCCGTGAACGGACAAGCACCGCAGGAAGTGGAGTATGGTACAACATTTGCGCAGATTATTCCGGAAGCGAAGGCAGTTAGAATCGGAAACCGAATCTGGGGAGAAGAAGTAAGAACACAGATATTAGACGAAACATTTCCAATTGAAAATGGTGTGATTGAAACATATTCGGAAACAGAATGTGTAGTGAAAAAGGTCGAAGAATTTATTGGAAAACTGCGAGCAACATGTTGTGGAAAATGTGTTTTCTGCCGAGAAGGTCTTGTTCAGATTCATGAAGGGTTAAAAGATTTGACAGCAGGAAAAGCAAAACTGACAGATATCGAGCTGATGAAAGAATTAGCAGAGATCATGCAGCAGCAGAGCAACTGCAGTTTAGGTCAGACAGCCGCAGGTATGATGCTGGGCTTACAGGAATATTTTGCAGATGATATAAAAGAACATCTGGCAGGAAGATGCCATACTTTGACATGCAAAGCACTGGTTCATTACTATATTGATCCCAAAATGTGTAAAGGTGATGGGCATTGTGTGGAAAACTGTCCGAAAAAAGCAATCGATGGTGGAAAAGATTTTGTTGGTGTTATTGATGAATTCGAATGTGACAAGTGTGGTAAGTGTATGGACATTTGTGCGAATGGCGCAATTAAGCGTGTAACCGGAAGATTACCGAAATTACCGGATGAACCAATCGCATTGAAGAAATCGAAAGACGCATCTGAAACGCAGGAAAGAAAAACAAGAAAACGAGTAAAACCAAAAGCACTGTTATATAAGAAAAAAGTATCCGGTTTTACAGAAGATTCCAATAGTCAGACAGTTAAAGTGAAAGGAAATTTACCTATGAGAGAAATGAATGCAGACGTTATTATCGTAGCAGCCGGACCGGCAGGACTTGCAGCAGCAGTTACAGTTGGAGAGCATAATTTATCATCTATCGTATTTGAAAAATCAAATACAACAGGCGGAGCAGCCAATATGGGAATGGGACCACTTGGTATTGATACAAAGGTTCAGAGACGTGGATTCAATCAGATTACAGTAGAAAAAGCACTGGATCTTCATATGGATTATACCCATTGGAGAGTCGATGCAGACTTGGTTTCTACATATTTCCATAAATCAGCAGACACGATTGAATGGTTGGAAAGTATGGGTGTAGAGTTTGCCGGAGCGTTCAAATATTTCGCAGAGTCCGAGGCAACATGGCATATCGTAAAACCAGAAAACGGAGTGATTGGACCTCGTGCAGCCGGCGGTATGATCAAAGCTTTGACAAATCGAGCAAAAGAACTTGGTGCACAATTTGAAATGGAAACAAGTGTTGTGGAGCTAATCAAAGAAGGCGATAAAGTCTGCGGAGTGATTGCAGTAGATAAAGACGGACAGCAGATTAAAGCAATGGCAAAATCGGTTATTGTTGCAACAGGTGGATTTGGAAATAATAAAGAAATGCTTGCAAAAGAATTCAATCTGCATCTGTGTAAAGATTTTTATCCATTCATGGTTCCGGGAATTGTCGGAGATGGTCTGAACATGATGTGGAAAGCAGGAGCTATGAAGTATGGTGCCGGTATCGAGGCAATTTATCAACTTCCGGATAACCTGAACTGGTTCTTGCTGGATGCAGTTCTTCGTCAGCCAAACCTTCTTATCAACCAGCTTGGAGAACGTTTCATGAACGAGGACCGTATGGGTAATACAACTTTTACAGGAAATGCAATTGCATTACAGCCGGGAAATTACGCATACTGCATTATGGATGGAAATATCCTGAAACATTACAAGAAAAACGGACCGGATATTGAAGACATCGTACATCCACAGGAAGCATTCTTTGGATTTGAGCAGCAGGCAGCATTGGCTGTAGAACAGGGATATGAGGCATATTTCGAAGCTGAGACATTAGATGAGCTTGCAGAAAAATTACAGATGGATCCGGAAGTATTGAAAAATACAGTGGATGAATATAATGAGATGTGCGATCTGCATTGCGATACACAGTTCAATAAAAATCCAAAATTCCTGCATAAGCTCACAGGAAAAGGAAAATATCTGGTTGGTAAGTTCTATCTTGGAGCATATGGAACAATCGGAGGAATCCGTATTAACAAATACTGTGAAGTATTGGATGATAACTTTATGCCAATCGAAGGTCTGTATTCCGCAGGCTCTGATGCAAACACAATTTATGGCGACAGCTATAACTTTACACTTCCGGGAAATACAATGGGATTTGCAGTGAATTCAGGAAGAATGGCAGGAGAATCTGTGGCTGAGTATATTCAGGAACAGATTTAG
- a CDS encoding NAD(P)-dependent oxidoreductase has protein sequence MKIAVIGANGNLGSRVTRQALERGMTVKGFVYAGNVEDERVEIVNKSLFDVTKEDIADCDVMISAYGSGFDADPTLNHKAFLKYIELNEGTKRHLLAIGGAGSLFTDSTHTTYCYETPEHPDFLREISKNIKLGIDELKKTSNVNWTVVCPSSFFDSEGALTGNYEIGTEEQVIFNEVGESRVTYEDLAMAMLDIAEADNYNQKQITVLTKQKHIKICRIFLKNLHGEVKHCTLK, from the coding sequence ATGAAAATTGCAGTAATCGGAGCAAATGGAAATCTCGGTTCAAGAGTCACAAGACAGGCTCTGGAAAGAGGAATGACAGTAAAAGGGTTTGTTTATGCAGGAAACGTGGAAGATGAAAGAGTAGAGATTGTAAATAAAAGTTTATTTGATGTTACAAAAGAAGACATTGCAGATTGTGATGTTATGATCAGTGCCTATGGAAGCGGATTTGATGCAGATCCAACATTAAATCATAAAGCGTTCCTCAAATATATTGAGCTGAACGAAGGAACAAAACGTCATCTGCTCGCAATTGGTGGAGCAGGAAGCTTATTTACAGACAGTACACACACAACATACTGTTATGAGACACCAGAGCATCCAGATTTCCTGAGAGAAATCTCAAAGAACATTAAACTTGGAATTGATGAACTTAAAAAGACAAGCAATGTAAACTGGACAGTTGTCTGCCCTTCTTCATTTTTTGATTCAGAGGGTGCGCTGACTGGAAACTATGAGATTGGAACAGAGGAACAGGTAATCTTTAATGAAGTCGGCGAGAGCAGAGTGACTTACGAAGATCTTGCAATGGCAATGTTAGATATCGCAGAGGCAGATAATTATAATCAGAAACAGATTACGGTTTTGACAAAACAAAAACATATAAAAATATGCCGGATTTTTCTAAAGAACCTACATGGAGAAGTTAAACACTGCACATTAAAATAG
- a CDS encoding MFS transporter, whose translation MKNQYGKKQESSKAFKWFHATSVSGGAMMISAVISSYFSPYMTDTMMIPAAFASVIMFICSFWDAINDPMMGVIADRTNTKWGRYRPYLIPAPILLTLFSTLLWVNPNFPMAGKIAWVLICNIGVGMTVTMYTMPQMSLLPACVKGTEERNTIIAMGAGVTAVAFTIANTFTLQIKAFLESALGVSNGYIPMMLICGGLACFSFWGLFATSKEKYIEKSTDRNAMQDLKAILKHKELAPYIIVWIMASMGYGLMFASSVYYVMYYLARPDLIPVYMGIVSIGALVSMTVLMPIFLKIFKTGEKALVVSQTATIICYVILLFFGKSSLMLLYVVTFIATAVASMQNGLVNVLVNDAIDYIQLKEGFSANGVISSIKGFAQKCGGTVTNSGILAVLAASGYIAGAIGQQPESTLIALNFLRFGAPALTGIILLICLKFNPIDKYRDEIEEMKKKMTVEE comes from the coding sequence ATGAAAAATCAATACGGAAAAAAACAGGAGAGCAGTAAAGCATTTAAATGGTTTCATGCCACTTCGGTCAGTGGTGGAGCTATGATGATATCTGCTGTCATATCAAGTTATTTTTCACCTTATATGACAGATACAATGATGATTCCAGCTGCATTTGCATCTGTAATCATGTTTATCTGTTCTTTTTGGGATGCTATTAATGATCCGATGATGGGGGTAATTGCTGACAGAACGAATACGAAATGGGGACGTTATCGTCCATATTTGATTCCGGCTCCAATCCTACTTACACTGTTTTCAACATTGTTGTGGGTAAATCCGAATTTCCCGATGGCAGGAAAAATTGCGTGGGTATTAATCTGTAACATTGGTGTTGGAATGACTGTTACAATGTACACAATGCCACAGATGTCTCTGCTTCCGGCATGTGTAAAAGGAACAGAAGAGAGAAATACGATCATTGCTATGGGGGCAGGAGTGACAGCGGTTGCATTTACAATCGCAAACACATTTACATTGCAGATCAAAGCATTCCTTGAGAGTGCACTTGGAGTGAGCAACGGCTATATTCCGATGATGCTTATCTGTGGCGGTCTTGCATGCTTCTCCTTCTGGGGACTTTTTGCGACATCAAAAGAGAAATACATCGAGAAGAGTACAGACAGAAATGCAATGCAGGATCTGAAAGCAATTTTGAAACATAAAGAACTTGCACCATATATTATCGTATGGATTATGGCCTCTATGGGATATGGTCTGATGTTTGCAAGCTCTGTTTATTACGTAATGTATTACCTTGCACGTCCGGATCTGATTCCAGTTTATATGGGAATCGTGTCTATCGGAGCACTGGTTTCCATGACAGTTCTGATGCCAATCTTCCTGAAAATATTTAAGACAGGAGAAAAAGCACTTGTTGTATCACAGACGGCAACGATTATCTGCTATGTAATTCTTCTTTTCTTCGGAAAGAGTAGCCTGATGCTTCTTTATGTAGTGACATTTATCGCAACAGCAGTTGCTTCCATGCAGAATGGTCTGGTTAACGTACTTGTAAATGACGCGATTGATTATATTCAATTGAAAGAAGGATTTTCAGCAAATGGGGTAATTTCTTCTATTAAAGGATTTGCACAGAAATGTGGTGGAACAGTTACAAACTCAGGTATTCTTGCAGTCCTTGCTGCATCTGGATACATTGCAGGAGCAATCGGACAGCAGCCGGAGAGTACACTGATCGCATTGAATTTCCTTCGTTTCGGTGCACCGGCACTGACAGGAATAATTCTTCTAATCTGCTTGAAATTTAATCCAATTGATAAGTACAGAGATGAGATTGAAGAGATGAAGAAGAAAATGACAGTAGAAGAGTAA
- a CDS encoding helix-turn-helix transcriptional regulator codes for MIQQIFDESNCTENHSNMICVSLLNLFFGKLLQDFGRTIHLYSDVNNTTYNRSFPLMLKYVQSNYQTITLPMMSQIFHYNESYISLLFKKYLNENFSNVVQNLRLEQSKNLLENTDYNLDKISEMIGYNSVDHFSRIFKRKYGMAPSKYRKECKTAGR; via the coding sequence TTGATTCAACAGATTTTCGATGAATCGAACTGTACAGAAAATCATAGTAATATGATCTGCGTCAGCCTTTTAAATTTATTTTTTGGAAAATTATTACAGGATTTTGGTAGAACGATTCATTTATACAGTGACGTCAATAATACGACATACAATCGTTCCTTCCCGTTGATGTTAAAATATGTACAATCTAATTACCAGACGATTACTTTGCCGATGATGTCGCAGATTTTTCACTATAATGAATCCTATATTTCTTTACTTTTTAAGAAATATCTCAATGAGAATTTTTCGAACGTTGTTCAGAATCTTCGGTTGGAACAGTCAAAGAATTTATTAGAAAATACGGATTATAATTTAGATAAAATTTCAGAAATGATAGGGTATAATTCCGTCGATCATTTTTCCCGGATATTCAAGCGAAAATATGGAATGGCCCCATCAAAATATCGAAAAGAATGCAAAACAGCCGGCAGATAA